Genomic window (Melioribacteraceae bacterium):
GGGGTAGAAAACGCCTAGCTTACGCAATTAAAAAAGCAAAAAGCGGTTATTATGTTATTTTCAGATTTGCCTCATCGACCGATTTTATTTCGGTTCTTGAGAGAAATTACAGATTGGAAGAAAATATTTATCGATATCTCACAATCGCGCTAGATAAATTTGCTTTAGAAGCAATTTCAAAGCAAAAAGAAGCAGCAGCCAAAGCTATAGAGGTTGAAGCAGCAGCCAACCAAGATGTAACAAAAGAATAAGAGTTAAACTTTAGAAAGCAACGGAGGAATAGATGGCTGACCTTAAGATGCCAGAAATTAATAATGCTATTGTTGCGGGTAACCTAACGAAAGATCCTGTATTTAGACAAACGTCTAATAATACACCTGTAGTAAATTTTCATATCGCAGCAAATAGAAGATATAAAGACAGCAGTAATCAATGGCAGGAAGATGTTTGTTACGTTGGTGTTGTTGCATGGAACAAATTGGCCGATAGCTGCAGAGACCGCCTTAAAAAAGGCAGTGCTGTTTTAATTGATGGCGAATTGCAAAGCCGCACTTTCAAAACTGAAGACGGTAAAAATAGAACAATTGTTGAGATTAAAGCTAAAAGAATTCAATTCTTAAACAAAGCTAGCAGAAACCATAACGGTGATGATAGCGATTCAATTGTTGATGATACCGAATATGAAGATAATTCTTTCGACAAATTCTTAACTGATGAAGAATCAGATTTGATGAAAGAAAATTAGGACGGGAGTTTTTAAATGAAAACACAAAAAAAAGTTAAAAGAGTAATTGATAGCTATATCGATTACAAAGATTCAAAACAATTACAAAAATTTCTCACAGATCAAGGGAAAATTATACCAAGAAGAATTACCGGTTTAACCGCAATACAACATCGTGAATTAGTTGTTGCTATTAAACGCGCTAGACAATTGGCTATTTTACCCTTCGTTTCTGAAGCAGTTAAGTAGGATAAGGTGACATGATGAAAGTAATATTAAGAAAAAACTTTGACCAGCTTGGAAAAGTTGGTGATATTGTAAATGTTAAAGACGGTTACGCGAGAAACTTTTTATTGCCACGACAAATTGCTTATCAAGCAACTAAAGGTAATATACTTGCTCTCGAAGAAGAGAAAAAACAAATCCTGAAAAAGGAAGCTAAAGAATTAGAAACCGCTCAAAATTTGGCAACTGAACTTGAAAAAGTCTCGGTTACTATTCCAGTTACTGTTGGAGAGGAAGATAAAATTTTTGGTACTGTTACTAATCAGATGATTGCTGACTTCCTTAAAGAAAAAGGTTTCGATTTGGATAGAAGAAAAATTGAAATCACAGAACCTATTAAAGCATTAGGTATTTATAGTGTTTCAGTCAAACTTCATCCAAGCGTTACTGCTACTCTTAAAACCTGGGTTGTAAGAGAGTAGTACTAAAACATATTAAGCCCCTATTGCGGGGCATTTTTATGTGATATGTACCTTATTGTTTTTTAATAATGGTATCTAAATTCATCAAATTTAAAAACTAAACTATAAAATCTAATGAAAGAATTAAGATTCAGACTTATACTTATCATTGGTGCATTGGCTCTTACTATTTATCTGCTATTCCCCACTTATCAAGATTACCGTAACAACAAAGAGGTAGCAAAAAATCTTGAGACAGTTGAAAAAAAGATAAAAACGAGCAATCCTACCATTACAAAAATTGAGTTAAAGGATATAATTCAATCTAAAAAAGATAGTATCCTAACAAATAATCAAGATTTCCGCGATGCTAGAGAAAAGAGAATTAAACTTGGACTTGATTTGCAAGGCGGTATGTATATAGTAATGGAAGTCAATACTGCAAAACTACTCGAAAAAATTGCTAAAGATACCGATGAACAATTCAATCAAATACTAAGTGATTCTGAGAAAGAATCAAAGATATCTGATGAAAATGTGGTTTCTATTTTTTCCCGCAGAATGAGAGAAAAAAATGTTCGATTAAGCCGCTACTTTGGATCTATCAGAGAAGATGACACACAGATTGAAGCTAGACTGCTAGAACAAGAGGCTGATGCGGTAACGAGAGCTATTGAAATTATTCGTAATAGAGTTGACCAATATGGCGTTTCTGAACCAAATATTCAGAAACAAGGATCAAGACGAATTGTTGTTGAATTACCTGGCATTGCTAGAGAGGAAGAAGCCAAAAGACTTCTTCAAGGAAGAGCGTTGCTAGAATTTAAATTGGTTAAAGAAGCTGACCAAGTAATTCCAATAATGAATAGAATTGATGAAATACTTGCCGGTAAACAAGAAACTGATACAACTACTCAGCAGGGTGATTTAACCGAAGAACAATTTGCAAAACAACATCCTTTCTTTGCCGTGGCTCGACTCATTGATCAAACCGGATCTATTGCGGATGCGTTTGTGCAAGAAGAAGATCGTGATCTAATTAGTCAATATCTTCAAAGACCTGACGTAAAAAATATTTTGCCGGATAATCTTGAATTTGTTTATGATGCAAAACCTGAAGTTGGAGAAGATGGCAAAAAGTTTTTCAGAATGTATGCGGTAAACAAAACTGCCGAGTTAACCGGTGGTGTTATAGTTGACGCACAATCGAATATCGATCCTTCTACTTCAGCTCCGGTTGTAAATATGCAAATGAATAGTGAGGGCGCGCGTGAATGGGCTAGAATTACAGGCTCAAATATTGGCAAAAGATGTGCAGTTATTTTAGATGGAATGGCTTATACTGCTCCTACTATCCAAAATAAAATACCTTCAGGAAATTCTCAGATTTCGGGAATGCCTAATCTTGATGAAGCAAAACTTTTAGAGATTGTTCTAAAAGCCGGTGCACTTCCTGCCCCAATAGACATAATTGAAGAGAGAACAATTGGTCCATCATTAGGACAAGATTCGATTAGCCAAGGATTTAACTCAATTACTTTGGGTTACTTAATTGTAGCAATCTTTATGATTTTCTATTACAGAAAAGCTGGTTCATTTGCCGATTTTGCGCTTGTATTTACAATTCTTCTACTTCTCGGTATTCTTGCAGCATTTAGAGCAACATTAACATTGCCCGGTATTGCTGGTATAGTGTTAACAATGGGTATGGCTGTTGATGCTAACGTAATTATTTTTGAGAGAATTAGAGAAGAACTATCTACAGGCAAAACAGTGAAAGCAGCGGTTGAGGCTGGATTTAAACATTCCTACTCTGCGATCTTCGACTCCAACATTACAACGTTTTTTACCGGTATAATACTTTATCAATTTGGCAGCGGCCCAATTCAAGGATTTGCTCTTACATTAATGATTGGTATTGCCACTTCACTATTCAGTCAATTAATCCTTGTACGCCTAATATTCGATTTTATGCTCGCCAAAGGCTATAAAGTAAACCTCGGTTAATATAGGAGATTATATAGATGAGATTATTCGCAAATTTAAAAATCGATTTTATGAGCAAGAGGACATTCTTCTATTTTGTCTCTACTGCTTTCATTTTACTTGGGGTCCTGGGAATTTTTGTGAAAGGAATTAATTTTGGAATCGACTTTAAAGGTGGATCCGAAATTGCTCTTGAATTTGAAAAACCAATCGAAATAACCGAGATTAGAAGTGAAGTTGATAAACTGGGGCTCGGCAATATCGAAGTAAAAACTTTTGGCGGTTCAACCGGCATTCTTTTAAGAACTGATCTGCAAGAAATTCCAATCAATCTACTCCCTACTGTTAAGAGTAAAATTGAATCTTTGATAAATAATATATCACCTGGTTTGGAAAGAAAAATAACTGAATCAACCAATACCGCAGTTATTTATGAATTCCCAACTCCCGAATCAGCCGATATTATTGCCAACCGATTATATGAAGCTGGTTTTCAAACCGCAGAAGTTTCGGAAGAACCAACCAATACAGGAGTTGTTGTTCGACTTGGGATTTCAGATTGGTTAAAGGAAAATCTTTCTGAAAAATATACCGACAATCCATTTACTGTACTTAAAGAGGATAAAGTTGGGCCTAAAATTGGGCAGGAATTAAAAAGTGATGCGGTAATTGCAGTAATTCTTTCATTGCTTGTAATTCTAGTTTATTTAGGGTTTCGTTTCAAATTTGCATTTGCAATTGGTGCTGTTGCCGCATTGTTCCACGACGTATTGATTACATTGGGAATTTTTACTGTTCTCTACGGAGTTATCCCAGGATTAAATCTTGAATTTTCTGTAAGTATTGTGGCTGCGTTCTTAACATTGGTTGGGTATTCTATTAACGACACCGTTATTGTTTTTGATAGAGTTAGAGAACAAATGAAAATTCACAAGACCGCACCCTTAGAAGATAATATTAATTATGCCATTAACAGAACAATGAGCAGAACTATTATTACTACTTTAACAACCGCATTAACCGTCGTTATTCTCTTAATATTTGGTGGTGAAGTTTTAAGAGGATTTGCTTTCGCGTTGATAATTGGTTTTATAGTAGGAACATACTCTTCAATATTTGTAGCAAGCGCATTTGTTCTTGAATACTCGAACCGAGTAAAAAGTAAACTTCAATTTTAGTTTTAGTTCTTTTACAACAAAAAACCCGATCAAATTGGTCGGGTTTTTTATTTTAAACAATTCTTACTAAAAGAAGAAAAAGCTATAGTTTATATTACTATTTGACTTTTACAATAATTGAGGTAATGTCATCCGATTGTTCTGCTCCAACTGTAAACTCATTCACGCTCCTCATCATTATTTTTAGTATTTCATCGGCACTCTTATTACAATTCTCTAATGAGAGCGATTCAAGTTTTTCATCACTATATTCTTCCCATTTAGTATTCATAGCTTCCGTAATTCCATCTGTGAATAAAACGATAGCATCTTCTCGTTGAAGTGTAATAGTTTCCGAAATGTAAGGGACAATTGTTTGCATTACGCCAAGAATCATACCCCCTTTTTTGAGTTTCTCAATTTTTGAATTTCTTATTAGCAGAGGAGGATTATGCCCCGCATTTACATAAGTAAACTCCATTGTTTGGTCATCGAGTATCCCCCAAAAAAATGTGATAAAACTTCCCATCGTTGTATTCTCGGCGACCAAATCGTTCAGCAAATTCGTGGATTCATCCAATGGTAACTTCATCTTTGAAATGGACTTTAAAAATGCTTGAATATTTGCCATTAATAATGCGGCAGGAACACCCTTGCCAGATACATCCGCTATTGCAATAAGAGTCCTATTCTCATCGAGTTTAATAATATCATAATAATCGCCCCCTACCATTCTAGCTGGACTATTGTAAGCGGCAATTTCATAATTTTTTAATTTAGGGAGACTCTTCGGTAAAAGGTTATTCTGAATATTTTTGGCAGTTTCTAGATCTTTTTCGAGTCGTTGCTTTTCTAATGTTTCCTTAAATAGTCTTCCATTCTCTATTGAAATGATAGCAAAACTTCCAACAGAATAAACAAATTCTATATCCGACCTAGAATACTCTTTTTTATTGTTTCTATGTCCAAGTAAAATTAAGCCTTTAGTTTCTCCTTTCACCTGCATTGGAACAACCAATTCTACGCTAATCTCTTCAAGCTTTTGAAATTCTCCAACCATTTCAGAGCGATTCAGCGGTCTATTGATTTTTGAAATATCTAAAACTTTTAAAGTCTCCTTTAGTTTTATTTCATCGTATTTGCTGTCGAGGATATTTATTGAGCCGCCTGCACACGAAACAACAGCATACTTGGAGACCATCATCTGACCGATTAAAGAATAAACGAGTAGTTTAATTACAGTATTAACTTCTAAAGTACCACTGAACTCTTTTCCCAAATCGAACAGTGCACTTAACTGATTTACTTTTGAATCAAGACTTCTATTTGCGTTTTTTAGTTTATCGAAAATAAGAGAGTTTTCAATTGCAGTCGCGCCTACATTTAATATAGTGATCAAGAAAGAAATATCATCTTCATCGTATTCCTTTTTGGTTAATCTGCTGCCGAGTATTAAGTATCCTTTTTTTTCATCGTTAGATTTTATCTGCTGAATTAATGGGAACCC
Coding sequences:
- the rpsF gene encoding 30S ribosomal protein S6 — protein: MRKNTYESVVIINAALEDSQVDQIVNQIQESITTHGGDILEVEKWGRKRLAYAIKKAKSGYYVIFRFASSTDFISVLERNYRLEENIYRYLTIALDKFALEAISKQKEAAAKAIEVEAAANQDVTKE
- a CDS encoding single-stranded DNA-binding protein; this encodes MADLKMPEINNAIVAGNLTKDPVFRQTSNNTPVVNFHIAANRRYKDSSNQWQEDVCYVGVVAWNKLADSCRDRLKKGSAVLIDGELQSRTFKTEDGKNRTIVEIKAKRIQFLNKASRNHNGDDSDSIVDDTEYEDNSFDKFLTDEESDLMKEN
- the rpsR gene encoding 30S ribosomal protein S18 gives rise to the protein MKTQKKVKRVIDSYIDYKDSKQLQKFLTDQGKIIPRRITGLTAIQHRELVVAIKRARQLAILPFVSEAVK
- the rplI gene encoding 50S ribosomal protein L9, with amino-acid sequence MKVILRKNFDQLGKVGDIVNVKDGYARNFLLPRQIAYQATKGNILALEEEKKQILKKEAKELETAQNLATELEKVSVTIPVTVGEEDKIFGTVTNQMIADFLKEKGFDLDRRKIEITEPIKALGIYSVSVKLHPSVTATLKTWVVRE
- the secD gene encoding protein translocase subunit SecD, translated to MKELRFRLILIIGALALTIYLLFPTYQDYRNNKEVAKNLETVEKKIKTSNPTITKIELKDIIQSKKDSILTNNQDFRDAREKRIKLGLDLQGGMYIVMEVNTAKLLEKIAKDTDEQFNQILSDSEKESKISDENVVSIFSRRMREKNVRLSRYFGSIREDDTQIEARLLEQEADAVTRAIEIIRNRVDQYGVSEPNIQKQGSRRIVVELPGIAREEEAKRLLQGRALLEFKLVKEADQVIPIMNRIDEILAGKQETDTTTQQGDLTEEQFAKQHPFFAVARLIDQTGSIADAFVQEEDRDLISQYLQRPDVKNILPDNLEFVYDAKPEVGEDGKKFFRMYAVNKTAELTGGVIVDAQSNIDPSTSAPVVNMQMNSEGAREWARITGSNIGKRCAVILDGMAYTAPTIQNKIPSGNSQISGMPNLDEAKLLEIVLKAGALPAPIDIIEERTIGPSLGQDSISQGFNSITLGYLIVAIFMIFYYRKAGSFADFALVFTILLLLGILAAFRATLTLPGIAGIVLTMGMAVDANVIIFERIREELSTGKTVKAAVEAGFKHSYSAIFDSNITTFFTGIILYQFGSGPIQGFALTLMIGIATSLFSQLILVRLIFDFMLAKGYKVNLG
- the secF gene encoding protein translocase subunit SecF; the protein is MRLFANLKIDFMSKRTFFYFVSTAFILLGVLGIFVKGINFGIDFKGGSEIALEFEKPIEITEIRSEVDKLGLGNIEVKTFGGSTGILLRTDLQEIPINLLPTVKSKIESLINNISPGLERKITESTNTAVIYEFPTPESADIIANRLYEAGFQTAEVSEEPTNTGVVVRLGISDWLKENLSEKYTDNPFTVLKEDKVGPKIGQELKSDAVIAVILSLLVILVYLGFRFKFAFAIGAVAALFHDVLITLGIFTVLYGVIPGLNLEFSVSIVAAFLTLVGYSINDTVIVFDRVREQMKIHKTAPLEDNINYAINRTMSRTIITTLTTALTVVILLIFGGEVLRGFAFALIIGFIVGTYSSIFVASAFVLEYSNRVKSKLQF
- a CDS encoding PP2C family protein-serine/threonine phosphatase; amino-acid sequence: MHKIDNNSALRNLSALVDFSNLINSSLDLTFALNNILLTCFGKFHTTRGFISLYNDNGILEVKSSKGISSEVLQSFNEIPFDPEFEEKNISNFAFKHGFPLIQQIKSNDEKKGYLILGSRLTKKEYDEDDISFLITILNVGATAIENSLIFDKLKNANRSLDSKVNQLSALFDLGKEFSGTLEVNTVIKLLVYSLIGQMMVSKYAVVSCAGGSINILDSKYDEIKLKETLKVLDISKINRPLNRSEMVGEFQKLEEISVELVVPMQVKGETKGLILLGHRNNKKEYSRSDIEFVYSVGSFAIISIENGRLFKETLEKQRLEKDLETAKNIQNNLLPKSLPKLKNYEIAAYNSPARMVGGDYYDIIKLDENRTLIAIADVSGKGVPAALLMANIQAFLKSISKMKLPLDESTNLLNDLVAENTTMGSFITFFWGILDDQTMEFTYVNAGHNPPLLIRNSKIEKLKKGGMILGVMQTIVPYISETITLQREDAIVLFTDGITEAMNTKWEEYSDEKLESLSLENCNKSADEILKIMMRSVNEFTVGAEQSDDITSIIVKVK